The Rosa rugosa chromosome 1, drRosRugo1.1, whole genome shotgun sequence genomic sequence ATAAAGGATCCATACAGCTGGACCAGCAGTCTTTAAAGGAACCTAGTGACGTGGTGTAAGCACTGCAAACAGTAAAATACGAAAGCATTAGGACACAGTAAACAACCTAAatagagaaataaaaaataaaatctctTCCTTTCCCAATCTTAACCTCATCGAGATATCAAAAGAATCCAGACTAGTAAGGTATACACAATGAACTAGTTTTAGATAACTTATACAACGTGAATAATGACAGCTGACAGGAAAAAGAAATTCTGACATTGCAAAACCACCAAGGTTTTACAAGTTAATTAGCACATATAGCCAATAcggaaatcaaacaaggagaaAGCCATAATGTTACTAGAAGAAAAACCAACCGACAGAAAATCCATTTTTCCTACTGTTTCTGTCTGTATTCCCCTTGAGCACAGACAACACTAGCTTTCTTCACTAAAACTTGGTTAAATATATAATCTAATCATTGTTGGGCTGTTATGGAACCATTAGAAGTCAAATGTCTGAGATAATTTTGCAGTTACTCCACAGAGAATGACTTATTGCTGCAATATCCCATCACTAGTTAGAAGTAGCAGAGCTCACTTATGCTGAGGCACTTCCCATAAATGGAACACCCATTAGTCAGCATTGACACTATATGGTTGTAGTTATGATATTGATTGAAAAGATTTTAAACTTTAGATAGTAGTTAGGGGAGAAAGTGGTAGAAGTAGATAGATCAGAAAGTTGTCAGAATGGGAGTCAGAGATGGCACTTTAGAATCAATTAATCACCAGAGACAAAATTGGATTTTCACACTGGCCCAACCAATAGCTTTTTAGGCTGTCGAGGTTCCTTCATTTTTCGTACCCCAGTCTTCTTCAGCTTCGTTACCATTAATGAGTACAGTGCCATCCGTAGAATCAGCATCCACCACGACAGCCTCCTCCTGGCTCCCTTCCTCGTGCTGGTCAGCTGCATGTTCCTCTACAGTCTGTTCCCCATTCAGTTCAGAAACCTACGATCAAACAGATCAAATGAAAATTAAACATAAAAGTTCAGAAGTGAACTCATATTGGtgtaaaaaatagaaaagaaaaacaaaggcaGCATAAatcagaagcaaaaaaaaaacaaacaaacaaacaaacaaactaagtaTCAATTCACTTTATGTCCATGAAACCATATCAGCTTCATACAAATGCGTGTACAAGGTCATTGACTGAGCTGGCGCCCATCATATAGACCAAGCATTCATATAGTTTAACAGAAACTAGTCTAGCGGTGACCACCAACACGACAAACAAGATCCATTCTGAGATCAGCAGAATATCTGCTGTGTTAATATCATGCACATATTAACAGCCGGAATTAATTGATTATGAGAAACAACATTTCTAAGTAGCAGTAGTTCGCGTTAGTCGTTAGTTGCTTACCTCATGCGTTGAGTCTCCATTTTCACAGGGCTGCTCTTCATCCATTTGCAAGTTCTCTTCATCCACTTGCAAGTTCCTGAAAGCCTCCACAAGGGTCATGTGTGTTTTATCAACATGTTTCACGTACTCCTCTGCAGGAGGATAAACACCcctacataaacaatcaaaagACAGCACTTAATAATAGCAATACAAGTTGATAATCCATGACTAGATCAAATAACATCCTGAGAGAAATCTTTAACATGAAAGAATTTGCAGTAGAAGATGTGGATAAACTTGCACCAAGTGAAATCAGTATATCAAAGCATGTTAGCCACATTAACTGTACCTTGTCTCTGCAGCTCTAGATTCAACCGAGAGTGCAACTTGCCAATCCTCAAACAAATTAGGATACTCTTCAGGATCAGCCAAAGATTCAGCAGCTTTTGGATTAACCTGGCAACATTTGATCACAATAAAACTATATTAGTGAACAAGAATGCATAAGTGGCTGAACATCAATGCTGATATATGTGCATATATGGATGCACAGTGAAGTGTTAATTGAATAATAGAGGTGAATAGACAGAAGAATTTCCAGAAGTTTCAGATAAGATCTTTCCCAAGCCAAGGTGCATCTGATTATATACTTAGCATACCGGCCTAAATAATGAACCCATTGTTGTCTATTGATGGAACTCCAAAAGGCAAAATGGATCATTACCAACCACCATTAGTGAATACAGTGAAAAGATACATGCACACACAAGAAGCTAGTTGGAAAGATCAAGAAACtagtaaaaaccaaaaactgcAAAAGTCCATGAAGAATTCAATTTACAGATATATTTGATGAGATTTAGTAGAACTTTATTTTTGGTCAATATGAGTTTAGTGGAACTTGTACAACTATTCTGGTGTTAACTTATAAGGATACCGAGTTCAAAACCATCCCATGTTTATTTTTCCTAAACTTCAAAACCTATAATTGCTACCTAGATATCCTAGAGAAAGAATACAGAACTAAAGGTGATCATTGCCTAGACAGTTTCAAGAAAAATATTGTGAATTATacagagaataaaaaaaattaatttttttttaaaaaataaaaaaactggtACAGAAATAAGGCTCAGTATAAGTCATTGTTCTGATTTCTCAGCTCTAGGCCCTGGAATTCATATTCATTGCTTGTAATGTTTTCTTCTTATCAATCAACATCATCATtgcttctccaaaaaaaaaaaataataaacaaataaataaacgCGGTGAGAGACATGGACACCAGCTCAACATAACCATTGTGTTCAACATTATAGGTGTGTGAGTTCTCTATATGAGCATTGAGTTGTCATATCTAATTTTCTTTGGAAAAAATGAAGCCACATTAAATATGCAGACATGATCCTGGAGTGTCAAAATAAGACATGAGCACAATTGTTAAATGTCACCTTGCTAAGGTCTTTTCTCCAAATAGCTACTATTTCTGAGACCTTGCTTGGAAGATATGATCGAGCCATCAAAGCAGCCTCAGGTATCCGATTGCTGCAAAGAGAATGCTTCACTAATCAACAACTTCAATTGCATGATTTTTGTCCTCACACTTCTAGCAAACAAATAAGAAACTACCTTTCGACTAACAGCTCAAGGCACTCTTCCAATCGACCCAACATGAATAAACAAAGGAATGCAACATTGTTCTTCCCCTGTTCTTTAGCAAGGGATGCAAGTCCTGAGATTCCCTCAGCATCTCCAAGAGATGAATAAAGCAGTAATAAACCACTCAAGTCCATGGCATGCTTCAAACATTGCTCAGCCATTTCCAACTGCAAGAATATTACATTAACAAAAGATGAAACCAAAACAAGGTGAACAATTATGAGGAAAACAAACATAACTGCTCTCCATAGATATGCGGTAAAGCAATACATACGCACAATATCAAGAGAATCTCAATATTAGCATACCTTTCCGGTAGACATGGCTAGTTCACCTAGCTGTTTCCATTTAGATTCACTCTGCACCTCACTGGCAATTTCCTGCAAAATAGAACATACAAATTCACGTTGCATTTTCAGTGactaaaaaacataaaaagctCAAGTCAACAGAACCTCTCACACTAGTTAGTTATGCTTTCTTGGATTTACCTTTGCAATTTCTAATCTACCAAGCTGAATGGCTAGCTCAAATCTGTAATCAGGATCTGTAGCAACTTCAAGTGCATCCTCTATCATACCACGTGATTCCAAGAAACGAGCCACACTACAATTACAGGAATTTGTCCATTTAAGAAATCATTTATCTAAAAAACTTAACCTTTCAATCAAACATAACTGAATATAAATCAATTGTATGATAAAAGGGGACTAAATAACCATCAAAAGGGCTAAAATGTAAGTGTAAATACAATTTTAGCAGGTGGAGGCTAATGGTTTTGGGATCAGAGCACGGAGACTTAACTTTAAAAGTAGACAAATGAAAAGACTAAAGAATTAATGCAAATGATTTTCTGGACTTCCAGGGTGATCCATTTTAGATCATTTTGATGAGTATGTTATACTACAATGAGTATCTGCTGAAGCCAGATAAGTTGGAACAGTTCGACCAGTATGTTGTACTAAACCAATATTCCACCAACTGAAATACAGATATATAACCAAGCCAGATATCGTTTCACAGAAATAAAGGGGAAATTTGATATCGTTACAAGTCAAGAACTACTGGGCACCTGTTATGATGGTCTTTAGGAATTGAAGGTAAAAGTTCATTGGCCCTTTCAAGGTCTCCACGCATAACAAGTGTCTTATACTCAATCAAACTCAAAAGTAGTGTGTACCCCATCACACTGCAAATTggaatagagaaaaaaaaaaattaaatacatTAAAGATGCATAATATGAAAAATAATCATAATGACTTCCAACTACACAAATTTGACAAACCAAGAATGCACTTACTTGAACTCTTTGTCTATCAGATACACCCGACTTTGATTGGCAAGATAGCCTAACAAGTACATTGGCCGGTCTAAATGGAACATTGTAGTTACCTAAACAATAGGTATAATATGTTCAAGTTAATTGCAAACATAACAATTTTCCAACCATCTAGATACAAATGATATTTGCAGCCCACAATGAAACAGACGCAATACCTCTCCACCAACACAATAATTAAGCCTCCAAGACGAGTTGTTGTAAATGAAGCAATCCCCAACCCATAAACCAGTCCTGACCCGTTCATTCATTTCATGGAGAAGCTCAAATGCATCTTCTACACCTTGTTCATCTACAGGTCTTCCGCTATCCAAATAAGAAGAGACTACATCTCGCTGCACCATTATCATACGCAATCTCATAAAACCTTGTGGCAAACTATTTCCCAAGAACCCAGATAGAGAAGAAGCTTACATTGTACTTCAGGATGTAGAATGATGCGTCACTGGCAATAGCAACTAAATCGCCACTATCAGCCCAATAGAGATTCTGGCATGTTCAAAATactgaattaaaagaaaatgacaACAGCAATTATTGTTTCTTCAAATTTTGAGGTAAGTAGGGGCTCACTTTCACATTCACATCTATTCTCCGAATCAATCTGCACTCAGCCCAATCATAAAAGCAAATAAAATCATTTGAGCACATCGCCAATAAAGTTCCCCCATATATATGTTCTGCTGAAAATGTTGGTCGAATACTCCTTTTCTCCTGAAATATGCCACTCACATTAAAATAAACTTGTTTTTCCTAAGAGGAAGATTTAACATATACAATATTGGTAATGAAAGTCTTGAGGAGTTCCTTGAGTGCCTACAGTAATCCCAGCCAAGATTCTAAATTTATGATATGGTTGCTACCTAATATTAAGTAGTTCAAGCAAAACACTTTGATATACTAAAAAAGGTAACAGACCCATATTTCCGCCTCCAGACTAATGACCAAGTAAAATGGAACAATTTCCAGCAGAAAGAATAATGCAGTCAATAAACTGAAAGTAATACAAACCTGGAAGTTCTTAgtgaaaattttaatttttgaagtaCTCTCTCTAACAGCATACTCTCCTTCAGATGACCAAGCAAATTCCAAAGCAGAACCAAACGACCGATTTCTCCAGGCCAAAGCAGTATATATAATGTATTCTCCATCTCCACAAACTACAACAAACCTCCCATTGGGGTTGTGCTTTAAGCTCTGTGTATAGAATTTTAGCAGAAGAAATCAATGTATAGCACAAAAACAGAACTTATTACAAACAAGTCGTATATGCTTTAACCTTGGCTTTTAAATGTGCAAATAAAGAACGACAGAGAACATCATTACACATACAGATTTTTTTCTCTATCCTATTCTTTTGACAGAAATTTCCAACAGATTTAGTAGAATATAATTTCTAGCATAAAAGCTACCACCACTTAAAGTTGGAAACAGAAAAGACAGTCCATCTACCAGGCAAAATGACATTGTACCGAGCAAATCCTATCAACATGGCAATATGTGACTTGAAAATTTGCTTCAAAAGGAAATAATAATGATTGGAAACAGCGGCATAAATGACTGAAGCCCAAAAACTCCATAAAAGAGAAAACAGCAAAAGAAGCTTCATTCAAATGATTAATACtacagaagaaaacaaaaaaaaacaaaaaaatggaaCAAAAGCCTCACTTGGGGGTAAAGATCACATGTGCCCAACTCCTTGACGGCCAATGGCAATCTCTCTCCATCAGTAACCTAAAAAGAGAAGTGAACATAGAACAGGCAATGTCAACTAAATGAGGAGTATCAAGCAGCAAAGAAAAAGAGCCAATCTGAAGGAGAGCTCAAACCTCATAATCAGCGCCTACACTCTTAATGTTCACTGTTTGAATTTCATTGTGCTTAGCCCAAATGATCTTTCCACCATTGTCCATACTAGCAACAGGTACTTCACGTCCAAGTTTTACCATAATGGTTCCTTCATCATAACCAATCACAACCCTGGACAAATCGATATACTTATTTTAGGCAGTTTCATTTTGGGGCACCCTAGATGCACTTATGTactaaactatttttttttttgcaaagttGTCATAATATTAATATACTCAGGTGCACTACCAACTTAAGACATATGTAAAGATATACTGTTTCTTTTTTGGACAGTACACTCACCTTCTAAGACCTCTTCACATAGTTCTAATACATATGAATACTTGATATCAACCCATAATTTTCTTATGAACAAGTGATTCAGACTAAACAGTTAAACTGCAAAGAAAATCTACATGGAAAATGAGTACAAAACTTACCGTCGTGAGCCCTTCATGTATCCAATGGCCCAAACTCTTTCAAGCCCATAATTCAATGTGTTCTCAAGCCTGTAAATGAACCACATATTATCCTAGGACTTAGTGGTTTAATGGTTTGCAAGAGGACAAATTCAAAAAAGTAACAATAAAACAACtttaaaagtttaaaaccaACAACAAATTGAATACCCACAAAAAAGATGTGGCATCCTGAAAAATGAGGGATAGAGAACTATGCACATGCCAGGGATTACCTGTAAGTGGTTGAATGCCATATTCGTACTGTTCCGTCCTCTGACCCTGTTATTATTATAGGGAGTTCAGGATGAAAACATACAGCAGAAACATTGTGTGTATGGCCTTCAAGTGTCTGGACACAACCTTTTGTTTGATAGTCCCACACCTGCTTTCATAGGATTATGCATAAGTTTTCCAAACAATCAAATAGATATAAAACCAAAACATTGCTGAGCAGAAAAAGTTACTTAATGGAGACCTTAGCAGTGTGATCATCGGAACCGGTAATGAGATAAGGTTTATCACCACCCGTAAAGTAATCAACGCAATTTACACCTTTCTGGTGGGCATCCAGTGTAAAATTTGGGTCAGGGGAGCCTAGATTCCATATCTGGAGAGGGGAAAGAAGAAAACAGGTAGCATAATTAGCACCATTACACCAAAATTTAGAATAATATGCACAAAAACAACAAGGAAATGCCATGTCTACCTTTATGGTGCGATCAAGAGACGCACTTGCAAAGGTGTTGGTATCTTTAGGATTAAATGTCACTTGCATCACATAATGCGAATGTCCTTCAAATATTTGAGTACAAATCCAACCCTTGTCCCAATCCCATAGCTTGATGAGCATATCATCAGATGATGATAACACATATGGGAGCGTAGGATGGACAGCCACACATCTAATGTAGTCAGTATGGGCCTCAAATACTTTAACCTTATCCATTGTGTTGTAGTTGTATACACGAATAAACATATCGTCAGCTCCAGCAACAACCCATTGCTTGCGTGATATAAATTTGGCTGACCTAACTGGAGAAAAATGATTTAAATGTTAGCCAAAAATAATCTTATTGGGGAAAATCCCAGAAATGAAATGTCTACCAAGTATAACAAATACAAACAGACAACATATAATCCCACTATATACCTGGCAACTCAGTGACCTCAAATGACTTGGCCATTGTCTGCAACAGTAACAAAAGATTCAAATTAGCACATGCTCACCTCCAACAATTTGTGTCAACAGGTTGCTATAATTGCAAGACCACAGAAGTACTCTTATTCAGTATGCATCTTAAGATAAATATTTTGCTGTATTAAGATCAAGCTTTCCAAGTACTTTTAGCAATCGGTCACAATTTCAATAACTTAAAACTGTCCCCAGATCATAATTAACAATATAAAAAAGATGCTGCTGAAAATGTACcacttcttttctctcttttcagaAATATGGATAATTTGATTGGAAATGTTACTTAAGCTGTAttatatgtgtttgtgtgtgtgtgtattcaaTATATCTATATTATACCTGAGTCTGGTAGTTCCAAATACACACTGTTCCTGAATAAAGACTCGCCAATATCCTGAGGTAAAAATTACACTTCGACAAATTAGTAGACGATAAATCTTCCCCTTCACTATTACTAATTAAGCACGCCAACCATATAAACTACATTTTCACGAAACTATCTCGGATGCTATCTTAAGTTAAAATGGAAAGATCAGTTCAGACTACCACCCACCAAAATCATCTCACCAGCTTCAgaagaaaaaatataaattaCAATGTAATCCTCATGACCAATCTAAGTGAGACTGTTTGAGGTTTAAAGGCACAGAAAGCAAAAGAAACATAGGGCTGCCATGACGCCCCATACAAGGAGAACCGCCTCTTACAAAATGTAGGCCGCATCCTTACACTTTGATAATGAAAAGGCAGTGAGAAATAAATCATCAGGCTTCGGGGCTGGCACGGCTTCTTTTACTAACAACAATCACACATTCTATTTTTATCCCCAAATTGACTAGGATCTTATCCTAATTTGAGTGGCACGATTAAAGGTGAAATGAGTAATGAATTACCATGGTTCTGTTGGATGTAGATCCACAGATTTGACTCTCTCTGATCTTTGAGCTAGTTTCCT encodes the following:
- the LOC133725181 gene encoding coatomer subunit beta'-3; translated protein: MPLRLEIKRKLAQRSERVKSVDLHPTEPWILASLYSGTVCIWNYQTQTMAKSFEVTELPVRSAKFISRKQWVVAGADDMFIRVYNYNTMDKVKVFEAHTDYIRCVAVHPTLPYVLSSSDDMLIKLWDWDKGWICTQIFEGHSHYVMQVTFNPKDTNTFASASLDRTIKIWNLGSPDPNFTLDAHQKGVNCVDYFTGGDKPYLITGSDDHTAKVWDYQTKGCVQTLEGHTHNVSAVCFHPELPIIITGSEDGTVRIWHSTTYRLENTLNYGLERVWAIGYMKGSRRVVIGYDEGTIMVKLGREVPVASMDNGGKIIWAKHNEIQTVNIKSVGADYEVTDGERLPLAVKELGTCDLYPQSLKHNPNGRFVVVCGDGEYIIYTALAWRNRSFGSALEFAWSSEGEYAVRESTSKIKIFTKNFQEKRSIRPTFSAEHIYGGTLLAMCSNDFICFYDWAECRLIRRIDVNVKNLYWADSGDLVAIASDASFYILKYNRDVVSSYLDSGRPVDEQGVEDAFELLHEMNERVRTGLWVGDCFIYNNSSWRLNYCVGGEVTTMFHLDRPMYLLGYLANQSRVYLIDKEFNVMGYTLLLSLIEYKTLVMRGDLERANELLPSIPKDHHNSVARFLESRGMIEDALEVATDPDYRFELAIQLGRLEIAKEIASEVQSESKWKQLGELAMSTGKLEMAEQCLKHAMDLSGLLLLYSSLGDAEGISGLASLAKEQGKNNVAFLCLFMLGRLEECLELLVESNRIPEAALMARSYLPSKVSEIVAIWRKDLSKVNPKAAESLADPEEYPNLFEDWQVALSVESRAAETRGVYPPAEEYVKHVDKTHMTLVEAFRNLQVDEENLQMDEEQPCENGDSTHEVSELNGEQTVEEHAADQHEEGSQEEAVVVDADSTDGTVLINGNEAEEDWVLTPRH